CGCGAAACCGAAGGACGAGAGACACCGAGCTCTTTTGCTACTTGCTGCTGACTATAATCGAGCTGGTAATACAATTTCGCTGCTTTTACAATTTTCGAAATCCGCTCTTTACTTGCATCCATACTAATCCTCGCTAACTTCTTGTACTTCGAGCCGATTCTTGTTGTGTATCTTTTGTAAAAAAAATCTGAGATGTATGTCTGTGGTGAAAATCGTGTGTAGAAATCTATAGGTGTGGTGAAATTCATGTATGTAACTCTGTGGTGTAGTGAAAAATCTAAGGTGTGGTTTATATCTAGGAAGGTATAATATCTAAGTTGTGTTTGTTCAAGGGCGAAGCGTGAAATTATGTTAAATCCATTTTTAACATTTGTTAATTATATTATGTACAAATAAATCAGAAAAATCAATAACTATTTGTTAGAATTTTTATATTTGAATGAATTGCAAAAATCTGGGTCCTGATGAGCCAAGGGTTTAAAAGCATAAAAAAGGAGTACCTCCCCAACGTTACCATGTTTAATGACCGTATGAAACTATCAAGCAGCCGTTAAATCGTTAATGGAATACAGATGTAGTGGCTTAAAAATGAAAACTGTTATAAAAGATTTTTTCAAAAGAACAAGGTATTAGATGCGAGAAGCAGTAGAAATACACATAGACTCCTGCGGGAACAGCGCGAGCTGAAGATCCACTTTGGAAAGGAATGAGTTTTCTTTCCAAAGTTAGCTGAAGCCGTGCCCGCGGAAAGCGAAGTGTATTTCTACTGCGAGGTAAATTATGAAATTAGCTCATTTGTGACATTTATAGAAAAATATTATTCGAGGGTGGCTAGTTTTTCATATTCTAGAAACAGCGCTAACCAAACAAACTTCTACATTATCCAACAGCCATTTTCGACAACTTATACATATAGAAAAACCACACCTTATTTTGCAGAGTATGGTTATTTTTTCCCTCATATTAATTAGATTGATGTATCCCCTACTTGAAAGGAAACATTTAATACTGTTGAAATTTTCACTAATTCAGAAACAGGTATATCTATACTATTTAACTCAATACCCTCTAGCACACTTTCAGAAACACCTGTTAATGATGATAGCTCTTCTCTCGATACTTTCCTATTTTCCATGATCGATTTTAGCTGATCCCCAATCTCCACGTAAAAACCTCCCCTATATTGATAACGCTTTCACCTATTATAATATTGAATCATCCGAAAAATCAAATAATTCCTAAGAGATTTAGACGGCCTTTTTTAAGCTTATGATCATCATAGTAACAAAGCGGCGACAAGACCGAAAATAAATAATGGGATATTGAAGTGAATAAATGTCGGTACACATGTATCCCAAATATGATTGTGTTTCCCATCTGCATTTAAACCTGCAGTAGGTCCTAATGTACTATCTGATGCAGGTGAACCAGCGTCCCCAATTGCCCCAGCAGTTCCAATTAAAGCTGCTGTTGCAAGTGGAGAGAATCCAAGCGCCAACGCGAGTGGAACAAACAATGCCGCTAATACCGGAATCGTCCCGAATGATGTTCCAATCCCCATCGTAATGAGCATCCCTACAAGAAGCATCATAAGCGCACCTAAAAACATGTTGCCACCTAGTGCTTCTGCTGATGATTCAACAAGGTCTGCGACTGCCCCTGTCTCTGTTAATACTTTTGC
The Bacillus shivajii DNA segment above includes these coding regions:
- a CDS encoding helix-turn-helix domain-containing protein; the encoded protein is MEIGDQLKSIMENRKVSREELSSLTGVSESVLEGIELNSIDIPVSELVKISTVLNVSFQVGDTSI